In a genomic window of Echeneis naucrates chromosome 4, fEcheNa1.1, whole genome shotgun sequence:
- the znf644b gene encoding zinc finger protein 644, with the protein MPGETRPQDCSGFKTRCGRIGSSTETENIAAMSDLKPNIQEDKDVESVSDSPGCAKEPLWSCTFSQKNNPIHTIGLSSDEHQKPLNGVQPNPFVYSSVPAVPRVDNSLPSGALVNGPGSHPTTEVHSVLNKGTDTSAEVLPPPSELQSDAWKNTVGIAVKTLATQPGVNTPLSHSEENGSKLAYSALSGDGAEQMNISQPWTQQTIETGTQQSVEWSESSTDDCDDVEVIKWDSTREHLLHNDGGLETSGIHQREMQHNTHVKSMAGSLEKVNNSLNNTPRRFCSGNDVENVDIANKSDSLDTECAIEYSVLPFKSLAASNSEQHIHSAAQNSGNEEDDPEDEDTFSPKVEQLKTKQLGQDLSFFSCTICNVNFRGKRNFHRHMMYHLGKHNQVNSENVSQTFICRECGRLFCDRNSLMRHIIIHQDRLEKLMEEIKDLKNTDAEDRGAIVHCPQCEFGCNCPKISVQHAETHDNLKHYYFCEECNYITLTQQALELHLHVAHLDSHQPQFGKMTHTNDAEEADHVHFQCKMGFFRSRDTVVLGRHSDLENQPSHSGNYKNSSGQPKIAGCKPNQSKSTFGELAHFPHCSSENEDIYIQKSDDKIKDSPLFKHYVDYNKNTLSPSLWRIGKHGKLLLQPVEKLDVATDLTCVEENAEKNDHEAFGNSKQANCPATADASPSARNLKLDQMLCQDSKNDLDRSSQAKANQNSASMIKMSTPLQNTFDMNGNILPRLSQRCKNHSADGRLEKDCESVHNFSGNTNRATGSFLESSENERNPYARKYFRKRQRFSGKTNQSPHQLTDEDEGDEDCSDIEQLIIKEEYVETTVCDTSPESPGTPTSHSFVASPSQVIEHKVCPYCPAMFESGVGLSNHVRGHLHRVGLSYNARHMVSPEQVALRDHQPRTRRRIPAGRRKIRRAVKTETQGEHTCPLCWGWFDTRTGLSNHVRGHLKRIGGSVTGSSKSPLCILNELLQDKEEHRNILQVLVKDQFLSGPSAAQKFISRSGLVLMRTALPAEITQHERKSRHATGDRFLPKQEAQVSSERDKLQENAQRGITHSSSTLVELLKMRQESMELAARNNQDAYPVRKLCVMTKDYKETQMTGVEPERTSGKCDLREICHDYNSNFPAAVSLSGHLKAYACRKRIAVFEEPGYDYKQKKPRPRPGLKKKILPSLNAQIYTLTCRFCDLVFRGPLSIQEDWVKHLQRHLLHTSVPHSGTGMVEVLGPRHKLQISMTHEHPDTR; encoded by the exons aaaatattgcTGCTATGTCTGATCTGAAGCCAAATATACAGGAGGACAAAGACGTGGAATCGGTGTCTGACAGCCCAGGTTGTGCGAAGGAACCTTTATGGAGTTGcacattttctcagaaaaacaaTCCAATACATACAATAGGTCTGTCCTCAGATGAACACCAAAAACCTTTAAATGGAGTCCAGCCGAATCCATTTGTATACAGCAGTGTTCCTGCTGTTCCCCGTGTAGACAATTCATTGCCTTCAGGAGCACTTGTTAATGGGCCTGGTTCACACCCCACCACAGAGGTACACTCTGTCCTGAACAAAGGCACT GACACGAGCGCTGAGGTGTTACCACCACCTAGTGAGCTTCAATCAGATGCTTGGAAGAACACAGTGGGGATCGCTGTAAAAACACTGGCCACACAGCCGGGTGTCAACACGCCGCTGTCTCACTCGGAAGAGAATGGGTCTAAACTGGCCTATTCTGCACTGTCAGGTGACGGTGCTGAGCAAATGAACATTAGCCAACCTTGGACACAGCAGACAATAGAAACAGGGACTCAACAGAGTGTTGAGTGGTCAGAAAGCTCCActgatgattgtgatgatgtGGAAGTAATCAAATGGGATTCAACAAGAGAGCACCTCCTGCACAATGATGGAGGGCTAGAGACCAGCGGGATACACCAAAGAGAGATGCAGCACAATACACATGTAAAAAGCATGGCAGGCTCTCTGGAAAAGGTTAACAACAGCTTAAATAACACACCCAGACGTTTCTGCAGTGGTaatgatgttgaaaatgttgacaTCGCCAACAAAAGCGATTCTTTGGACACAGAATGTGCTATTGAATATTCTGTGCTGCCATTCAAAAGCCTTGCAGCTTCAAACTCTGAACAACATATTCATAGCGCAGCTCAGAACAGCGGTAATGAGGAAGATGACCCTGAAGATGAAGACACTTTCAGTCCAAAAGTGGAGCAGTTGAAGACAAAGCAACTTGGGCAagatctgtctttcttttcatgcaCAATATGCAATGTTAATTTCAGGGGAAAAAGAAATTTCCATAGACATATGATGTATCATTTAGGCAAGCATAATCAGGTGAACAGTGAGAATGTTTCACAGACCTTTATATGCAGAGAGTGTGGGCGTCTGTTCTGTGATAGAAACTCCCTCATGAGGCACATCATTATTCACCAAGATAGACTCGAAAAACTTATGGAGGAAATCAAGGATCTCAAAAACACTGATGCTGAAGACAGAGGTGCCATAGTGCACTGCCCTCAGTGTGAGTTTGGTTGTAATTGCCCCAAAATCTCTGTCCAGCATGCCGAAACTCATGATAATCTGAAGCACTACTACTTCTGTGAGGAGTGCAACTATATTACACTCACACAGCAGGCACTTGAGTTACACTTGCACGTTGCACACCTTGACTCACACCAGCCTCAGTTCGGGAAAATGACTCATACTAATGATGCAGAGGAAGCAGACcatgttcattttcagtgtaaaatggGGTTTTTCAGGAGCAGAGACACAGTAGTTTTGGGAAGGCATTCTGACCTGGAGAATCAGCCATCACACTCTGGTAATTATAAAAATTCTTCAGGCCAACCCAAAATTGCTGGATGTAAACCAAATCAGTCTAAATCTACTTTTGGAGAACTGGCCCACTTCCCCCACTGTTCCAGTGAAAATGAGGACATTTACATTCAAAAGTCTGACGACAAAATTAAAGATTCTCCTCTGTTCAAACACTACGTTGActataacaaaaacacattgtcaCCATCTTTGTGGAGAATTGGCAAGCATGGAAAATTACTCCTACAACCAGTAGAAAAATTAGATGTGGCAACAGATCTCACCTGTGTGGAAGAAAACGCTGAAAAAAATGACCACGAGGCTTTTGGCAACTCAAAGCAGGCAAACTGTCCTGCAACTGCTGATGCTTCACCATCAGCCAGAAATCTTAAATTAGACCAGATGCTCTGTCAGGATAGCAAGAATGACCTAGATAGGAGTTCACAAGCAAAAGCAAACCAAAACTCTGCATCAATGATAAAAATGTCAACACCTTTGCAAAACACTTTTGACATGAATGGTAATATATTGCCGAGGCTTAGCCAGAGGTGTAAGAACCATTCTGCAGATGGGAGGCTGGAGAAAGACTGTGAGAGTGTCCATAACTTCAGTGGTAACACCAATAGAGCTACAGGCAGCTTCTTGGAAAGCAGCGAAAATGAAAGGAACCCATATGCTCGGAAATATTTCCGGAAGAGGCAGAGGTTTTCAggcaaaacaaaccaaagcccTCATCAGCTCacggatgaagatgagggagATGAAGACTGCAGTGACATAGAGCAACTCATAATTAAAGAAGAGTACGTTGAAACCACAGTGTGTGATACTTCCCCAGAGTCGCCTGGAACGCCTACGAGTCATAGCTTTGTTGCTTCCCCTTCTCAAGTGATAGAGCACAAGGTCTGTCCGTACTGCCCCGCCATGTTTGAGTCTGGAGTAGGTCTGTCCAATCATGTTCGAGGGCATCTTCACCGTGTGGGCTTGAGTTACAACGCTCGGCACATGGTTTCGCCGGAGCAAGTTGCACTGCGGGACCATCAGCCACGGACTCGACGAAGAATTCCTGCTGGCAGGAGGAAAATCAGAAGAG CTGttaagacagaaacacaaggaGAGCACACATGTCCCCTGTGCTGGGGCTGGTTTGATACTAGGACTGGCCTCTCCAACCATGTGAGAGGACACCTGAAACGAATAGGCGGAAGTGTTACCGGTAGCAGTAAGTCCCCGCTGTGCATCCTAAATGAACTGCTGCAGGATAAAGAGGAGCACAGGAACATTCTCCAGGTCCTTGTGAAGGACCAGTTCCTTTCAGGACCTTCAGCAGCTCAGAAGTTCATCAGCAGAAGTGGCCTGGTCTTGATGCGCACTGCACTACCAGCAGAAATCACCCAGCATGAAAGGAAGAGCCGACATGCCACAGGGGACAGATTTTTGCCAAAACAAGAGGCACAGGTCTCCTCTGAGAGGGATAAGCTACaagaaaatgcacaaagagGCATCACACACTCCTCAAGCACTTTAGTTGAACTGCTGAAGATGAGACAGGAAAGTATGGAACTTGCAGCGAGAAACAACCAGGACGCCTATCCGGTCAGGAAGCTCTGTGTCATGACCAAAGATTACAAGGAGACGCAGATGACAGGTGTGGAACCAGAGCGGACCAGCG GGAAATGTGATTTGAGAGAGATTTGTCATGACTATAACAGCAACttccctgctgctgtcagtctgtctggtCATCTTAAGGCCTACGCGTGCCGGAAGAGGATTGCTGTTTTTGAAGAACCAG gctATGATTATAAACAGAAGAAGCCAAGACCAAGGCCTGGGCTGAAAAAGAAGATTTTACCCTCTTTGAATGCTCAGATTTACACACTCACCTGCAG ATTCTGTGACCTGGTCTTCCGGGGACCCCTGTCTATCCAGGAGGATTGGGTCAAGCATTTACAGAGGCACCTTCTGCACACCAGTGTGCCCCACTCAGGAACAGGGATGGTGGAGGTTTTGGGCCCTCGTCATAAATTACAAATAAGTATGACTCATGAGCACCCAGACACTCGGTAG